From a region of the Triticum aestivum cultivar Chinese Spring chromosome 7D, IWGSC CS RefSeq v2.1, whole genome shotgun sequence genome:
- the LOC123168769 gene encoding uncharacterized protein isoform X2: protein MATAALRFPPFLSSRAAPTTTAATCTRRTAPATLRVAALPDSASAPTSTSEERPEFSPSAGFAPPVPKRFAVKDGQLGSVAGAALALPFRLGTGLFVLGYSVSLVSADKIPSDQYSLGFLGLKVKETSKIDQCRRPEKPIEIYEFEGCPFCRKVREMVSVLDLDVLFYPCPQKGPTFRPKVLEMGGKKQFPYMVDPNTGVAMYESDAIIKYLADTYGDGTVPIMLSLGLFTTITAGLAMIWRVWKGSSYTVSKLPPQPIEIWAYEHERPLLNWSCHTCYTAVLVATPSDRKFSRNMAFSRRLILRILTRG, encoded by the exons ATGGCCACGGCGGCGCTCCGCTTCCCGCCGTTCCTCTCCTCGCGCGCCGCGcctaccaccaccgccgccacctgcACCCGGAGGACGGCGCCAGCCACCCTCAGGGTCGCCGCGCTgccggactccgcctccgccccaACCTCTACCTCTGAAGAGCGGCCGGAGTTCTCGCCGTCGGCAGGGTTCGCGCCTCCGGTGCCCAAGCGCTTCGCGGTCAAGGATGGCCAGCTCGGCAGCGTCGCCGGCGCGGCCCTCGCGCTGCCTTTTCGCCTCGGCACCGGCCTCTTCGTCCTAGG ATACTCGGTATCACTAGTCTCCGCTGATAAAATACCCTCAGACCAATATTCTCTGGGATTTCTTG GTCTGAAGGTGAAGGAGACCTCAAAGATAGATCAGTGCCGTCGACCAGAAAAACCTATTGAGATATACGAGTTTGAAGG CTGTCCATTTTGTCGAAAG GTGAGAGAGATGGTATCTGTCTTGGACCTTGATGTTTTATTTTACCCCTGTCCTCAAAAGGGGCCAACATTTCGTCCAAAGGTTTTAGAGATGGGTGGGAAGAAACAGTTCCCTTACATG GTGGATCCAAACACAGGAGTTGCCATGTATGAATCAGATGCCATTATAAAATACCTTGCAGACACATACG GTGATGGAACTGTCCCGATTATGCTATCGCTTGGTCTATTTACG ACAATAACAGCAGGGCTTGCTATGATTTGGCGTGTATGGAAG GGATCTTCCTACACTGTTTCAAAGCTTCCACCCCAGCCGATAGAGATCTGGGCATACGAG CACGAGAGGCCCTTGTTGAATTGGAGTTGCCACACTTGCTACACAG CTGTGCTCGTGGCAACCCCAAGCGACAGGAAATTTTCAAGAAACATGGCATTTTCCAG GCGCCTTATATTGAGGATCCTAACACGGGGGTGA
- the LOC123168769 gene encoding uncharacterized protein isoform X1 — MATAALRFPPFLSSRAAPTTTAATCTRRTAPATLRVAALPDSASAPTSTSEERPEFSPSAGFAPPVPKRFAVKDGQLGSVAGAALALPFRLGTGLFVLGYSVSLVSADKIPSDQYSLGFLGLKVKETSKIDQCRRPEKPIEIYEFEGCPFCRKVREMVSVLDLDVLFYPCPQKGPTFRPKVLEMGGKKQFPYMVDPNTGVAMYESDAIIKYLADTYGDGTVPIMLSLGLFTTITAGLAMIWRVWKGSSYTVSKLPPQPIEIWAYEGSPFCKLAREALVELELPHLLHSCARGNPKRQEIFKKHGIFQAPYIEDPNTGVKMFESAEIIEYLRATYSLYPQYQNL; from the exons ATGGCCACGGCGGCGCTCCGCTTCCCGCCGTTCCTCTCCTCGCGCGCCGCGcctaccaccaccgccgccacctgcACCCGGAGGACGGCGCCAGCCACCCTCAGGGTCGCCGCGCTgccggactccgcctccgccccaACCTCTACCTCTGAAGAGCGGCCGGAGTTCTCGCCGTCGGCAGGGTTCGCGCCTCCGGTGCCCAAGCGCTTCGCGGTCAAGGATGGCCAGCTCGGCAGCGTCGCCGGCGCGGCCCTCGCGCTGCCTTTTCGCCTCGGCACCGGCCTCTTCGTCCTAGG ATACTCGGTATCACTAGTCTCCGCTGATAAAATACCCTCAGACCAATATTCTCTGGGATTTCTTG GTCTGAAGGTGAAGGAGACCTCAAAGATAGATCAGTGCCGTCGACCAGAAAAACCTATTGAGATATACGAGTTTGAAGG CTGTCCATTTTGTCGAAAG GTGAGAGAGATGGTATCTGTCTTGGACCTTGATGTTTTATTTTACCCCTGTCCTCAAAAGGGGCCAACATTTCGTCCAAAGGTTTTAGAGATGGGTGGGAAGAAACAGTTCCCTTACATG GTGGATCCAAACACAGGAGTTGCCATGTATGAATCAGATGCCATTATAAAATACCTTGCAGACACATACG GTGATGGAACTGTCCCGATTATGCTATCGCTTGGTCTATTTACG ACAATAACAGCAGGGCTTGCTATGATTTGGCGTGTATGGAAG GGATCTTCCTACACTGTTTCAAAGCTTCCACCCCAGCCGATAGAGATCTGGGCATACGAG GGATCTCCTTTCTGTAAATTAGCACGAGAGGCCCTTGTTGAATTGGAGTTGCCACACTTGCTACACAG CTGTGCTCGTGGCAACCCCAAGCGACAGGAAATTTTCAAGAAACATGGCATTTTCCAG GCGCCTTATATTGAGGATCCTAACACGGGGGTGAAGATGTTCGAAAGCGCTGAGATCATAGAGTACCTAAGGGCAACATATTCCCTCTATCCTCAGTACCAAAATCTCTGA